The following proteins are encoded in a genomic region of Chryseobacterium cucumeris:
- a CDS encoding GLPGLI family protein — translation MKKINLFVFFIVLYSCACKGQVHRFYYELTYKPSTKNKTIKTDIFYLDSLDKRSVFIRKEKWESDSLFTTQSPVLSLGTMNFKVIKDLGNSSVILKDDLFIGVISYKEYPDLHWKLLPEKKNTGTFQVQKAEANYGGRHWIAWFTQDIPVFDGPYVFMGLPGLIIELKDANNEYQWKLKGSKKNVRSTLQTESVMDESLMSKEAYIKNKENFINDPLPVLMQSMADVSKSLEIMNKMNQQAESIKKYHRENDNTIER, via the coding sequence ATGAAAAAAATTAACCTTTTCGTTTTTTTTATAGTTTTATATTCCTGTGCCTGTAAAGGGCAGGTTCATCGGTTTTATTATGAACTTACCTATAAACCCTCTACCAAAAATAAGACGATAAAGACCGACATATTCTATCTGGACAGTCTTGATAAAAGGTCTGTATTCATTCGAAAAGAAAAGTGGGAATCTGATTCTCTTTTCACAACACAATCCCCAGTTTTATCGTTAGGAACAATGAATTTTAAGGTAATAAAAGATCTTGGTAATTCATCAGTTATTCTGAAAGATGATTTATTTATAGGTGTTATTTCCTATAAAGAATATCCTGATCTTCATTGGAAGCTTTTACCGGAAAAAAAAAATACCGGGACTTTTCAAGTACAAAAAGCAGAAGCCAATTATGGAGGAAGACATTGGATAGCATGGTTTACTCAGGATATTCCGGTTTTTGATGGTCCTTATGTTTTTATGGGGCTTCCAGGGTTGATTATAGAGCTGAAAGATGCTAATAATGAATATCAATGGAAATTGAAAGGCAGTAAAAAAAATGTCCGGTCTACATTGCAAACAGAATCAGTAATGGATGAGAGTTTGATGTCAAAAGAAGCCTACATTAAAAATAAAGAAAACTTCATAAATGATCCCTTGCCTGTTTTGATGCAAAGTATGGCAGATGTTAGTAAAAGTCTGGAAATCATGAATAAGATGAATCAACAGGCCGAATCAATAAAAAAATATCACCGGGAAAACGATAATACCATCGAAAGATAG
- a CDS encoding glycosyl transferase — MSHNNFSEIMIPTYIINLKHREDRRESVLKEFEGRPEFGCQIVEACMHEKGNVGLWESIKKTVSLAIENEDDVIIIVEDDHVFTEHYERDAFINNIIQSNEQGADILAGGIGGGFRFVVPITENRFWINHFWCTQFMVVYSRFFDHILNADFGPEDTADNFLSQLSAHKMVLYPFVSVQKDFGYSDITAENNINGNIEHYFKTADLALGIYQKKYKQLVLNNKKERTI; from the coding sequence ATGAGCCATAATAACTTTTCAGAAATTATGATCCCCACTTACATTATCAATCTGAAACATAGAGAAGACAGAAGGGAAAGTGTGTTAAAAGAGTTTGAAGGCAGACCGGAATTTGGCTGCCAAATTGTAGAGGCATGTATGCATGAGAAAGGGAATGTAGGCCTCTGGGAAAGCATAAAAAAAACGGTATCTCTTGCTATTGAAAACGAAGATGATGTGATTATCATTGTAGAAGATGACCATGTTTTTACGGAACATTATGAAAGAGATGCGTTTATAAATAATATTATACAATCTAATGAGCAGGGTGCTGATATTCTGGCCGGAGGCATTGGAGGAGGCTTTAGATTTGTTGTTCCTATTACAGAAAACAGGTTTTGGATCAATCATTTCTGGTGTACCCAGTTTATGGTGGTATACAGTCGTTTTTTTGATCATATACTCAATGCAGACTTTGGCCCGGAAGACACTGCAGATAACTTTTTATCACAACTGTCAGCTCATAAAATGGTATTATATCCTTTTGTCTCCGTTCAGAAAGATTTCGGATATTCTGATATTACTGCAGAGAATAATATTAATGGAAATATTGAACATTATTTTAAAACAGCAGATCTTGCCCTTGGTATCTATCAAAAAAAGTACAAACAATTGGTTTTAAATAATAAAAAAGAGAGAACAATATAA
- a CDS encoding nucleoside recognition domain-containing protein encodes MVLSRIWSAFIIIAIAIASIKYVSSGNYKTIFNDMVVGKGGDTVKIASQPMSSLSPVVRDSLMKKNDFADSRIHYKTDSLKQNVNVYRVQEADGVIGTSETAVKICLGLIGIMTLFMGFMSIAEKAGGINLLSRLIQPFFSKLFPDIPKNHPAFGHMLMNFSANLLGLDNAATPFGLKAMESLQTLNPNKDTASNSQIMFLCLHAGGMTLIPVSIIAIRASMGSKTPTDIFLPCMIATFAATLAAMIIVSLYQKINLLRPVVIAYVGGISAIIALLVLYLVQLSKDELDDFSKVLSNGLILFIFLAIVLGAVYKKINVFDAFIEGAKEGFTTCVKIIPYLVGMLIAISLLRTSGVFDVIIDGMKWVANVANMDPRFVDGLPTALIKPLSGSGARGMMVDTMTTFGADSFQGKLAAVLQGSSDTTFYVIAVYFGAVAVKNTRYTVIAMLLADLVGVMTAIALAYLFFA; translated from the coding sequence AGTATAAAATACGTTTCGTCAGGTAACTACAAAACCATTTTCAATGATATGGTGGTGGGAAAAGGAGGTGATACAGTAAAGATTGCATCACAACCTATGAGCAGCCTCTCTCCTGTTGTAAGAGACAGCCTGATGAAAAAGAATGATTTTGCAGACAGCAGAATTCATTATAAAACTGATTCTTTAAAACAAAATGTAAATGTTTATCGTGTTCAGGAAGCCGATGGAGTGATCGGAACTTCAGAAACAGCAGTGAAGATCTGTCTTGGTCTTATCGGAATCATGACTTTATTTATGGGATTCATGAGCATTGCTGAAAAAGCAGGTGGCATCAATCTTCTAAGCCGTCTGATTCAGCCTTTTTTCTCTAAGTTATTTCCTGATATTCCTAAAAACCACCCTGCATTCGGACATATGCTGATGAACTTCAGCGCCAATCTTCTGGGACTGGATAATGCAGCAACCCCTTTTGGTTTAAAAGCCATGGAAAGCCTTCAGACCTTAAATCCTAATAAAGATACCGCCAGCAATTCACAGATTATGTTTCTGTGTCTTCATGCCGGAGGTATGACCTTAATTCCCGTGTCAATTATTGCCATCAGAGCCTCAATGGGATCTAAAACCCCTACAGATATTTTCCTGCCATGTATGATTGCCACTTTTGCCGCTACACTGGCTGCAATGATTATCGTTTCTTTGTATCAGAAAATAAATCTTCTCCGTCCGGTAGTAATCGCTTATGTAGGCGGAATTTCGGCTATTATTGCCCTTTTGGTACTGTATCTTGTACAATTGAGTAAAGATGAACTGGATGATTTCAGTAAAGTATTAAGTAATGGTTTAATTCTGTTTATCTTCCTTGCGATTGTATTAGGAGCCGTTTATAAAAAGATCAACGTTTTTGATGCCTTTATAGAAGGGGCAAAAGAAGGGTTCACCACCTGTGTTAAGATTATTCCTTATCTGGTTGGAATGCTGATTGCGATTTCGTTACTAAGAACTTCCGGTGTATTTGATGTAATCATTGATGGAATGAAGTGGGTCGCCAATGTTGCCAATATGGATCCCAGATTTGTGGATGGACTTCCAACTGCATTGATCAAACCTTTATCCGGTTCAGGAGCCAGAGGAATGATGGTAGATACGATGACAACATTTGGAGCTGATAGTTTCCAGGGGAAATTAGCCGCAGTGCTTCAGGGAAGCTCAGATACGACGTTCTACGTGATTGCAGTATATTTTGGTGCCGTAGCCGTTAAGAATACAAGATACACGGTAATTGCCATGCTTCTGGCCGATTTAGTCGGCGTTATGACTGCCATTGCATTAGCTTACTTATTCTTTGCTTAA
- a CDS encoding DUF6625 family protein, with translation MNTPSLVLITCWYGKYPWYMPYYLHSCAFNPSVDFVIITDNTEEVKNLPSNVKIVHKNLKDIICDTSDKLGFPINIDYPYKLCDFKPAYAFMFPELIEGYDFWGHCDLDLIYGDIRAFFTNEFLDSYDYISVRDDYTTGCFGLYRNNELMNTFFKRSKDYKKVFSMPDHFCFDECNFVWDDLAEGIPIFEIETEIESFTHIMKNAEREGILRTHFDFILMEGYTGRVKFDNGKVIYKNKYEAIMFHMFWLKKVYNPEKVPAKIPNRYNVSPTRIYW, from the coding sequence ATGAATACACCAAGTTTAGTTTTAATTACATGCTGGTATGGTAAATATCCATGGTATATGCCCTATTATCTGCATTCTTGTGCTTTTAATCCAAGTGTAGATTTTGTGATTATAACTGATAATACAGAGGAGGTAAAAAACTTACCCTCAAATGTAAAAATAGTCCATAAAAATCTGAAAGATATCATCTGCGATACATCTGATAAACTTGGGTTTCCAATCAACATAGATTATCCTTATAAGCTGTGTGATTTTAAGCCTGCGTATGCTTTTATGTTTCCGGAACTTATAGAAGGATATGATTTCTGGGGGCACTGTGATCTCGATCTTATTTACGGAGATATAAGAGCTTTTTTTACCAATGAATTTCTCGATAGCTATGATTATATCAGTGTAAGAGATGATTATACCACCGGATGCTTTGGTCTGTACAGGAATAATGAACTGATGAATACATTCTTTAAAAGAAGTAAAGACTATAAAAAGGTATTTTCTATGCCGGATCACTTCTGTTTTGATGAATGTAATTTTGTTTGGGACGATCTAGCAGAAGGTATTCCTATTTTCGAAATTGAAACAGAAATTGAAAGTTTTACCCATATCATGAAAAATGCTGAAAGAGAAGGAATTCTCAGAACTCATTTTGATTTTATTCTTATGGAGGGCTATACGGGGAGAGTAAAATTTGATAATGGAAAAGTTATTTATAAAAACAAATATGAGGCAATTATGTTTCATATGTTTTGGCTTAAAAAAGTATACAACCCCGAAAAAGTACCTGCAAAAATCCCCAACAGGTATAATGTAAGCCCCACTAGAATTTATTGGTAA
- a CDS encoding vitamin K epoxide reductase family protein — MELRKEINAVFLYLKSIDVKIDKNDYIYQVESHPETPSLLAFSDALGFFGIPNGAFTIDFQDFDHLPETFLTILDIGNGHLILSYIEKKEQSVLYTDHEGVQKTISIPEMESLWTGAVLAAENNGEITKPSNVFYNKLLPAFIFCAVFVVLYFIGGWFISGFGAITMVGLLLAFEAIKTELGLESGFSAQFCDGNEKSSCSQIINSEKGKIAGFKLSDLSVFLFGIQLFSLLVFNKELINNYYFLIGFSLLGCIPFTLYSVYFQMKVEKKWCPICLSIIGVIYAQLIYLSFNMTEILNNVHLDLLTVLLLSSVVIAFSGTYIFIKKALITYAVLKKDAEFDSRYIRHYPYFKNILTSTEPLVLKAEPILLGNPNAPVTITFITSPLCGYCREAHDFLQRIYNQYKNQVNIKIRFNMTGVVTAEVEEMLIQLLNIYQTKGEGKFIEALHDWYSHRQAEKWLKKYSTTLDNRTFLLNKLVSVSYENLQNNLFFTPHYFINDYAYPVRLNKKYIEVFMPDLIEDEWNEQHDSVKELEVEYR; from the coding sequence ATGGAATTAAGAAAAGAAATTAACGCTGTTTTTTTATATCTGAAATCGATTGATGTAAAAATTGATAAGAATGATTACATCTATCAGGTAGAATCGCATCCGGAGACACCTAGTCTTCTGGCTTTTAGTGATGCTCTTGGTTTTTTTGGTATTCCAAATGGTGCCTTTACGATTGATTTTCAGGATTTTGATCATTTACCGGAAACATTTCTAACCATATTAGATATAGGAAACGGGCATTTGATTTTATCATATATTGAAAAAAAGGAGCAATCGGTTTTATATACAGATCATGAGGGTGTGCAGAAGACTATCTCCATTCCTGAAATGGAGAGTTTGTGGACTGGTGCGGTACTGGCCGCTGAAAATAACGGAGAAATCACAAAACCGTCTAATGTCTTTTACAATAAACTCCTGCCAGCATTCATCTTTTGTGCAGTATTTGTAGTGTTGTATTTTATCGGAGGCTGGTTTATAAGTGGTTTCGGTGCGATTACAATGGTGGGGTTGCTTTTAGCCTTTGAAGCTATAAAAACAGAGCTGGGGCTGGAGTCTGGTTTTTCTGCGCAGTTTTGTGATGGAAATGAGAAGTCAAGCTGCAGCCAGATTATCAACTCTGAAAAAGGAAAAATTGCAGGGTTCAAATTGAGTGATCTAAGTGTTTTTCTTTTTGGGATTCAGCTTTTTTCACTGCTTGTTTTTAATAAGGAGCTTATCAATAATTATTATTTTTTAATTGGTTTTTCACTGCTGGGATGTATACCATTTACATTATATTCTGTTTATTTTCAGATGAAAGTAGAAAAGAAGTGGTGTCCAATATGTTTGAGTATTATAGGAGTAATCTATGCACAGCTTATCTATTTGTCATTTAACATGACGGAGATACTGAATAATGTACATCTTGACCTCCTAACAGTTTTGCTTTTGTCATCAGTAGTGATCGCTTTTTCCGGAACCTATATTTTTATTAAAAAAGCTTTGATAACCTATGCAGTGCTGAAAAAGGATGCGGAGTTTGACTCAAGATATATAAGGCATTATCCTTACTTTAAAAATATTCTTACAAGCACAGAACCCCTTGTTTTAAAAGCTGAGCCAATCCTGCTGGGAAATCCAAATGCTCCTGTTACAATTACTTTTATTACAAGCCCTTTGTGCGGATACTGTAGAGAAGCGCATGATTTCTTGCAGAGAATTTACAACCAATATAAAAATCAGGTCAACATCAAAATCAGATTTAATATGACAGGAGTCGTAACTGCTGAAGTAGAAGAGATGTTGATCCAGCTCCTGAACATTTATCAAACAAAAGGCGAAGGCAAATTTATTGAAGCTCTTCATGACTGGTATAGTCACAGACAGGCAGAGAAATGGTTGAAAAAATATAGTACAACTCTTGATAACAGAACCTTTCTACTGAATAAACTGGTTTCTGTTTCTTATGAAAATTTACAGAATAACCTGTTTTTCACACCACATTACTTTATCAACGACTATGCATATCCTGTAAGACTTAATAAAAAGTATATAGAAGTATTTATGCCGGATCTTATTGAGGACGAATGGAATGAACAGCATGATTCTGTAAAGGAATTGGAGGTTGAATACAGATAA
- a CDS encoding DinB family protein, giving the protein MITESLRSLYNRDLNKLKTELEAYQSEENLWKTDKNIANSAGNLALHLVGNLNHFIGTHLGNTGYVRQRDLEFSSKDIPKAELIEKVKATAAMIDSVLSQLSDEDLKKEYPLVVFESAMTTDYFLIHLLAHLDYHLGQVNYHRRLLDI; this is encoded by the coding sequence ATGATCACAGAAAGTCTAAGATCTCTTTACAACAGAGATTTAAATAAGTTAAAAACGGAACTGGAAGCCTATCAAAGCGAAGAAAATCTTTGGAAAACGGATAAAAACATTGCCAACTCTGCGGGTAACCTTGCCCTTCATCTGGTCGGAAATCTTAATCATTTTATCGGAACACACCTTGGAAACACAGGATACGTAAGACAGCGTGACCTTGAATTTTCGTCAAAGGATATTCCCAAAGCGGAACTTATTGAAAAGGTGAAAGCCACTGCGGCAATGATAGATTCGGTACTTTCCCAATTGTCCGATGAAGACCTGAAAAAAGAATATCCATTGGTTGTTTTTGAAAGTGCCATGACAACCGATTATTTTCTGATCCATCTGCTTGCTCATCTGGACTATCATCTGGGGCAGGTTAATTATCACAGAAGGCTGTTGGACATTTAA
- a CDS encoding MotA/TolQ/ExbB proton channel family protein, with protein sequence MLLTELSQILFAQINTPAVAADNLEFSFWKIMFHGGAFAKIVMVTVLLLGVFSLYLFFERFFFIKRLTSKTDSNFMNNIEDFIKAGKIEAAADYCKTQNSPEGRILEKGISRLGRPVSDIVSAMESQAQVEVANMEKNLNLLAVVPSIAPMLGLLGTVIGMIIAFFNLSHATGSFSPKTLSEGIYTALGQTAVGLAVAIPANFCYNILLTRIDKFVLKAQNMSGEFLDLINKPL encoded by the coding sequence ATGCTGTTAACGGAACTTTCTCAGATTTTATTCGCACAAATCAATACCCCTGCAGTTGCTGCAGACAACTTGGAGTTCTCATTCTGGAAAATTATGTTCCATGGAGGAGCTTTCGCTAAAATAGTGATGGTCACTGTATTACTATTGGGAGTGTTTTCTCTATACCTGTTTTTTGAAAGGTTTTTCTTTATCAAAAGGCTGACATCAAAAACAGATTCCAACTTCATGAACAATATCGAAGACTTCATCAAGGCCGGAAAAATAGAGGCAGCAGCAGATTACTGCAAAACCCAGAACTCTCCGGAAGGAAGAATTTTAGAAAAAGGAATTTCAAGATTAGGACGTCCCGTTTCTGATATTGTAAGTGCTATGGAATCACAGGCGCAGGTAGAGGTTGCCAATATGGAAAAAAACCTGAACCTTTTGGCTGTCGTACCGAGTATCGCACCAATGCTGGGACTTCTCGGAACAGTAATCGGGATGATTATTGCTTTCTTTAATCTATCTCACGCAACAGGATCATTCTCTCCGAAAACACTTTCAGAAGGTATTTATACCGCTTTAGGGCAGACCGCTGTAGGTTTGGCTGTAGCGATTCCCGCCAACTTCTGTTATAATATTCTACTGACAAGAATTGATAAATTTGTCCTGAAAGCCCAGAATATGTCAGGAGAATTTTTAGACCTTATCAACAAACCTTTATAA
- a CDS encoding TIGR04149 family rSAM-modified RiPP — MKKLQKLSLNAMKNEMSRNEMRVIKAGSGGEPGTCNCNSQYCYMNGMRAICGGGWPAKCC; from the coding sequence ATGAAAAAATTACAAAAGCTGAGCTTAAATGCTATGAAAAACGAAATGAGCAGAAACGAAATGAGAGTTATTAAAGCGGGTTCAGGAGGTGAGCCAGGAACTTGTAACTGTAACTCACAGTACTGCTATATGAATGGTATGAGAGCTATATGTGGCGGTGGATGGCCAGCAAAATGCTGCTAA
- a CDS encoding ExbD/TolR family protein, which produces MKIQRRNKANPEFSLAAMTDVILLMLIFFMITSSAANQSAIDVNLPKAGAVDDNIPNPLTVSIKPDGSFFVDDNPANKGELEQIIVDKLASQTNKSFTIRADENTLHKDVVFVMEIAEKHKFNIAIATVKDK; this is translated from the coding sequence ATGAAAATTCAAAGAAGAAATAAAGCGAATCCGGAATTCAGTTTAGCAGCGATGACAGACGTTATCCTGTTGATGCTGATTTTCTTTATGATTACCTCTTCGGCGGCCAATCAAAGCGCCATCGATGTGAATCTTCCGAAAGCCGGAGCAGTTGATGATAATATTCCCAATCCTTTAACGGTAAGCATCAAGCCGGACGGTTCATTTTTTGTAGATGATAATCCTGCCAATAAAGGAGAATTGGAGCAAATTATTGTAGATAAATTAGCCAGCCAGACCAATAAATCATTTACGATCAGAGCTGATGAAAACACATTGCATAAAGATGTTGTTTTTGTGATGGAAATTGCTGAGAAACATAAATTTAATATTGCTATTGCAACCGTTAAAGACAAATAA
- a CDS encoding DUF885 domain-containing protein: MKNILSKSILGLGLMIGLASCKKSDSPLTKVTPSNLDSIASNYYEQYLKLYPLDATAQGDTRYNDQLPINIDKDFISGEVTFYNSVQKQLEHVDYKSLSDEDKVVYDVLDYTLKDKIEGYAYHPEYIPFTQFGGLPLTFPLYGSGQGNQPFKTEKDYSDWLKRMEKFPEWMNAAADNFREGINNKIVLPKKLVVKMIPQMRAEEITTSDMEKNIFYGPIKNFPKNFTEAQKEKFSALYKDAITKKIIPAYTKMGTFLEKEYLPKARDTDGYNSLPNGNEIYNYYVKSWTTTKKSPEEINKIGLQQVAMLRAEMEKVKHQVGFTGSLEEFITFVKTDPKAMTFKTSKEVLNAFNGILTKITPKLKTMFNVTPKTKFEIRQTEKFREASASAEYMPGTPDGKRAGIFYVPLPDPTKFNVTSGMESLFLHEAIPGHHYQVSLQQENTRLPKFMRFGWLGAYGEGWAHYCETLGPEFGLYTDPYQKMGYLSDQMLRAVRLVVDTGLHTGKMSREEAIRYFLSNISYDEASATAEVERYMAMPGQALGYKIGSLRIRELREKYQKELGNKFNLASFHDEVLSQGCLPLDVLNRKMELWAQKQK; the protein is encoded by the coding sequence ATGAAAAACATTTTATCAAAAAGTATTCTGGGATTAGGGTTGATGATTGGTCTTGCTTCCTGCAAAAAATCGGATTCTCCCCTTACAAAAGTGACACCCAGCAACCTGGATTCTATCGCTTCGAACTATTATGAGCAATATCTTAAGTTATATCCTTTAGATGCTACAGCACAGGGAGATACAAGATATAACGACCAGCTTCCGATTAATATTGATAAAGATTTTATCTCAGGAGAAGTAACATTCTACAATTCTGTACAGAAACAGCTGGAACATGTAGATTACAAAAGTCTTTCTGATGAGGATAAAGTGGTATATGATGTATTGGATTATACTTTAAAAGATAAAATTGAGGGCTATGCCTATCATCCGGAATATATTCCTTTCACTCAGTTTGGAGGGCTGCCGCTTACTTTTCCATTGTATGGAAGCGGACAGGGCAATCAGCCTTTTAAAACAGAAAAAGACTACAGCGACTGGCTGAAAAGAATGGAAAAATTTCCGGAGTGGATGAATGCAGCTGCGGACAACTTCCGTGAGGGAATCAACAATAAAATAGTGCTTCCTAAAAAACTGGTTGTCAAAATGATTCCTCAGATGAGAGCAGAGGAAATCACTACTTCCGATATGGAAAAGAATATTTTCTACGGACCTATTAAAAATTTCCCTAAAAACTTTACAGAGGCTCAGAAAGAAAAATTCTCAGCACTTTACAAAGATGCTATTACAAAAAAAATCATCCCGGCTTATACTAAAATGGGAACATTTTTAGAAAAAGAATACCTGCCAAAAGCAAGAGATACAGACGGATACAACAGCCTTCCTAACGGCAATGAAATCTACAACTATTATGTAAAAAGCTGGACTACCACAAAGAAATCACCTGAAGAGATCAATAAGATCGGGCTTCAACAGGTTGCAATGCTTCGCGCAGAAATGGAGAAAGTAAAACATCAGGTAGGCTTTACCGGATCTCTGGAAGAATTTATCACTTTTGTTAAGACGGATCCAAAGGCAATGACTTTTAAAACATCTAAGGAAGTTTTAAATGCATTCAACGGGATCTTAACGAAAATTACACCGAAGCTGAAAACAATGTTTAATGTAACGCCAAAAACAAAGTTTGAGATCAGACAGACGGAGAAATTCAGGGAAGCAAGTGCCAGCGCAGAATATATGCCGGGAACTCCGGATGGAAAAAGAGCAGGTATATTTTATGTTCCGCTTCCTGATCCTACCAAATTTAATGTTACTTCGGGAATGGAATCTCTTTTCCTTCATGAGGCGATTCCGGGGCATCACTATCAGGTTTCTCTTCAACAGGAAAATACAAGGCTTCCTAAATTCATGAGATTCGGATGGTTGGGAGCATATGGTGAAGGATGGGCTCATTATTGTGAAACATTAGGCCCTGAATTCGGTTTATATACTGATCCTTACCAGAAAATGGGATATTTAAGCGATCAGATGCTGAGAGCGGTAAGACTTGTAGTAGATACGGGACTTCATACCGGAAAAATGTCAAGAGAAGAAGCGATCAGATATTTCTTAAGCAACATTTCTTATGATGAAGCATCGGCCACTGCAGAAGTAGAAAGATATATGGCGATGCCGGGTCAGGCCTTAGGCTACAAAATAGGGTCTTTAAGAATCCGTGAGCTGAGAGAAAAATATCAGAAAGAACTGGGAAACAAATTCAATCTGGCAAGCTTCCATGATGAAGTTTTAAGCCAGGGATGTCTTCCGCTGGACGTTCTGAACAGAAAAATGGAGCTTTGGGCTCAAAAACAAAAATAG
- a CDS encoding ferric siderophore ABC transporter substrate-binding protein translates to MKSYTANRNEENKDRVKSALLSILIWAAILLFVFLYKLKPELDKDPEVVTTMLVNFGDNRNGKGIEEPAEQPGSLAAATEEVAPEPAETPVPETKTVIKPEPVPTLEPKKTEVKEKVITGNNSKTTVPKKEESKKAEKKEATSTSASKNTKKSGATTANSKTGNGDGKGTAAIGNLIKGRGTKAGSQGTGDGIGNAGDPLGGDGNGDSKVGIDRKLVGYIPGTMGRGGAQPSHSCTASGSITIAYTVDKAGNVVSARRAGGISDPCVSSTSVAWVKKYVKAEKANTSSTGTYKITF, encoded by the coding sequence ATGAAAAGCTATACAGCAAACAGAAACGAAGAAAATAAAGACAGAGTAAAGAGCGCATTGCTTTCTATTCTCATCTGGGCTGCTATTCTGCTTTTTGTTTTTTTGTATAAATTAAAACCTGAACTGGATAAAGATCCTGAGGTGGTTACTACCATGCTGGTGAACTTTGGAGATAACAGAAACGGAAAGGGAATTGAAGAACCTGCCGAACAGCCGGGAAGCCTTGCCGCTGCAACTGAAGAAGTGGCACCCGAGCCTGCAGAAACTCCGGTTCCGGAAACAAAAACAGTTATAAAACCAGAACCAGTACCAACTCTGGAGCCAAAGAAAACAGAGGTTAAAGAGAAGGTTATTACAGGAAACAATTCAAAAACAACCGTTCCTAAAAAAGAGGAATCCAAAAAAGCTGAGAAAAAAGAAGCAACCAGCACAAGTGCTTCTAAAAATACTAAAAAATCCGGAGCGACCACTGCCAATTCAAAAACAGGAAATGGTGACGGAAAAGGAACCGCAGCCATAGGCAACCTGATTAAAGGCAGAGGAACTAAAGCCGGAAGCCAGGGAACCGGTGATGGTATCGGAAACGCGGGAGATCCTTTAGGCGGTGACGGAAACGGTGACAGTAAAGTAGGAATCGACAGAAAATTGGTTGGTTATATTCCGGGAACAATGGGAAGAGGCGGAGCGCAGCCCTCACACAGTTGTACAGCAAGCGGATCAATTACCATTGCTTACACTGTAGATAAAGCAGGGAATGTAGTATCCGCAAGAAGAGCCGGCGGGATTTCAGATCCTTGTGTCTCATCCACATCTGTGGCCTGGGTTAAGAAATATGTAAAAGCAGAAAAAGCCAATACATCTTCAACCGGAACTTACAAAATTACCTTCTAA
- a CDS encoding endonuclease III domain-containing protein has protein sequence MTKKQRAELIQIELDKLYPTTPIPLDHTDPYTLMVAVALSAQTTDRKVNQVTPDLFAVAGTPQRMARLEEFEIKELIKEIGLSNTKAKNLKRMAELLLERHNGIVPQTYEELEALPGVGHKTASVVMSQGFGFPAFPVDTHIHRLMTQWKLTSGKNVVETERDAKELFPEEVWNKLHLQIIFYGREYSPARGKGEKDFITKMLFEK, from the coding sequence ATGACAAAAAAACAAAGAGCTGAGCTCATTCAGATAGAACTGGATAAATTATATCCGACTACACCTATTCCGTTAGATCACACCGATCCGTATACATTAATGGTGGCCGTAGCACTTTCCGCGCAGACCACAGATAGAAAAGTTAACCAGGTTACGCCTGATCTTTTTGCCGTGGCAGGAACTCCACAAAGAATGGCCAGGCTGGAAGAATTTGAAATCAAAGAACTCATCAAAGAAATCGGACTTTCCAATACCAAAGCCAAAAACCTTAAAAGAATGGCAGAACTTCTGCTGGAACGTCATAATGGTATCGTTCCGCAAACTTATGAAGAATTGGAAGCCCTTCCGGGCGTAGGGCATAAAACTGCTTCAGTGGTGATGAGCCAGGGTTTCGGATTTCCCGCTTTTCCGGTAGATACCCACATTCATCGTCTGATGACACAGTGGAAACTTACCTCTGGAAAAAACGTGGTGGAAACAGAGCGCGATGCCAAGGAATTATTCCCTGAAGAAGTATGGAATAAACTTCACCTTCAGATTATTTTCTACGGAAGAGAATATTCTCCGGCAAGAGGAAAAGGAGAGAAAGATTTTATTACAAAAATGTTATTTGAAAAATAG